One Phycisphaerae bacterium DNA window includes the following coding sequences:
- a CDS encoding glycosidase: protein MSNLFQRSPRNPILTPHDMPFPAEAVLNPGVTEQNDEVVLLLRVEDTSGHSKIHVARSADGVSNWRIEHKPILDYGNRKWRYESWGVEDPRVTWLEEEKCWYIMYTAYSPAGAAVGIARTRDFVKAERIGLALSPSNKDAALFSQRFKKRWAALHRPEAGGGIENIWIAYSPDLIHWGEPRCVIFEGKGPAWDAMKVGAGPPPVLTKHGWLLIYHGVKQYAGNLVYRVGAALLDRNEPHKLIARSPRCLFKPFAPYELTGLVSNVVFPTGLLMRGDEMWMYYGAGDYCICLATARVQDILDTLEAKEKVPSIADEMDVQPLAAAT from the coding sequence ATGTCCAACCTGTTCCAACGCAGTCCCAGAAACCCGATCCTCACGCCGCACGACATGCCGTTCCCGGCGGAGGCCGTCCTCAACCCCGGAGTCACCGAGCAGAACGACGAGGTCGTCCTGCTCCTGCGGGTCGAGGACACCTCCGGCCACTCCAAAATCCACGTGGCCCGCAGCGCCGACGGCGTGAGCAACTGGCGGATCGAACACAAACCCATCCTCGACTACGGCAACCGCAAGTGGCGATACGAGAGCTGGGGCGTCGAGGACCCTCGCGTGACCTGGCTCGAAGAGGAAAAATGCTGGTACATCATGTACACCGCCTATTCGCCGGCCGGAGCGGCGGTGGGAATCGCCCGCACCAGAGACTTCGTCAAAGCCGAGCGGATCGGCCTGGCCCTCTCGCCGAGCAATAAGGACGCCGCGCTTTTTTCGCAGCGGTTCAAAAAACGCTGGGCCGCTCTGCACCGGCCGGAGGCCGGCGGAGGGATCGAGAACATCTGGATCGCCTATTCGCCCGACCTGATCCACTGGGGTGAACCGCGATGCGTGATCTTCGAGGGCAAAGGCCCGGCCTGGGACGCCATGAAGGTCGGCGCCGGTCCGCCGCCCGTCCTGACCAAGCACGGCTGGCTCTTGATCTACCACGGCGTCAAGCAGTACGCGGGCAACCTGGTCTACCGGGTGGGTGCGGCATTGCTCGACCGCAACGAGCCGCACAAGTTGATCGCCCGCTCGCCCCGCTGCCTCTTTAAGCCCTTCGCCCCTTACGAACTGACCGGCCTGGTCTCCAACGTCGTCTTCCCCACCGGGCTGCTCATGCGAGGCGACGAGATGTGGATGTACTACGGCGCCGGCGACTACTGCATCTGCCTGGCCACCGCCCGCGTTCAGGACATTCTCGACACCCTCGAAGCCAAGGAAAAGGTTCCCAGCATCGCCGACGAAATGGACGTCCAGCCGCTTGCCGCGGCCACCTGA
- a CDS encoding amylo-alpha-1,6-glucosidase, which produces MKKRLRDLMERAKHAALQVLRHNATGPYRGLPRTAGWGYPEPYTRDLMIAGLGILVSGDQMLIEKLRRVLASLAQNQSLRGHIPSLAHDPDDRGASDTTPLFLLTAGIFRNVTGETGFLDPAIEKALRWMEYQSPCDRVMVAQMPTTDWRDEQNVWGFGLYVNTLVYSYLRLYGQHERAAELERLMERFTIHADVKNRHVHEGLVVPHKPYFATWSYKLYSDERFDLLGNSLAVLSGLAHPTRADKLITWIEHECDALRDQGELAVGLPPNYFPYIQPDDPDWWPRYEKFNRPGEYHNGGVWPFICGFYVAAVVAAGRHRLAVRKLADLTNLVRPARNEGLEFGFNEWLRAQDGAVCGQDWQTWSAAMYLYAAACVEGCRTPFFDEIRNSAVPAGTLQGQPHTE; this is translated from the coding sequence ATGAAAAAACGACTGAGAGATCTGATGGAACGGGCCAAACACGCCGCGCTCCAGGTGCTGCGGCACAACGCCACCGGGCCGTATCGCGGCCTGCCGAGGACCGCCGGATGGGGCTATCCCGAGCCGTACACCCGCGACCTGATGATCGCCGGGCTCGGCATCCTGGTCTCCGGCGACCAGATGCTCATCGAGAAGCTCCGCCGCGTGCTGGCCTCGCTGGCCCAGAACCAGTCGTTGCGCGGCCACATCCCGTCGCTCGCCCACGACCCGGATGACCGCGGGGCCAGCGACACGACACCCTTGTTCCTCCTGACCGCTGGTATCTTCCGCAACGTCACCGGCGAGACCGGCTTCCTCGATCCGGCGATCGAGAAGGCCTTACGGTGGATGGAGTACCAAAGCCCCTGCGATCGCGTCATGGTCGCCCAGATGCCCACCACCGACTGGCGCGACGAACAGAACGTCTGGGGATTCGGGCTGTACGTCAACACCCTCGTCTACAGCTATTTGCGGCTCTATGGGCAGCACGAGCGGGCCGCCGAACTCGAACGCTTGATGGAGCGGTTTACTATCCACGCCGACGTTAAGAACCGCCACGTCCACGAAGGACTCGTGGTGCCTCACAAACCCTACTTCGCCACCTGGTCCTACAAGCTCTACAGCGACGAGCGATTCGACCTGCTTGGCAACAGCCTCGCCGTCCTCTCCGGACTCGCCCATCCCACCCGCGCCGACAAGCTCATCACCTGGATCGAACATGAGTGCGACGCCCTTCGCGACCAGGGCGAGTTGGCGGTCGGCCTGCCGCCCAACTATTTCCCTTACATTCAGCCGGACGATCCCGACTGGTGGCCCCGTTACGAGAAGTTCAACCGTCCCGGCGAGTACCACAACGGCGGAGTCTGGCCGTTCATCTGCGGGTTCTACGTCGCCGCCGTCGTGGCCGCGGGACGACACCGGCTGGCGGTCAGGAAACTCGCGGATCTGACGAACCTGGTCCGGCCCGCCCGCAACGAAGGCCTGGAGTTCGGATTCAACGAGTGGCTCCGGGCCCAGGACGGTGCGGTATGCGGTCAGGACTGGCAAACGTGGTCCGCCGCCATGTACCTCTACGCCGCCGCGTGCGTCGAGGGCTGCCGAACCCCGTTCTTCGATGAAATCCGAAACTCAGCCGTTCCGGCTGGGACGCTGCAAGGCCAGCCGCACACCGAATGA
- a CDS encoding glycosyltransferase family 4 protein, whose amino-acid sequence MKVLVLYEYPPSPGGLATQGDLLYRGLKAIGVETFPVHTESAQEKEWYYRWFAPDVVLGVGYWGHSPHLVLHPQRYGVQPVPWLVADGYLANYHEVLNALPLILVTSQWVKDVYIRDGLNPDIVEVLPVGCDTDAFVPRDRSDPKVACVREALGVEPDQVMILTVGGDASSKGAQEVMQALSIIDQKAPPWKYVCKVWPQPRTLQQNLHDLQLAASLGIEKKVIYTTNIISRSFMPYLMAACDVYAAPSRLEGFGMPQVEAGACGRPVLGINAMAMLETLVHGQTAYLAGVAQEVILREVTLGEESGYRPGHRVVFQNPRTADYRASVHDIANYLMDLMQSDQLRATMGQAGRRRVIELYDYRVVARKLVGILQRRLGLT is encoded by the coding sequence ATGAAAGTACTGGTGCTGTATGAATACCCGCCGTCGCCGGGTGGATTGGCGACGCAGGGCGATCTGTTGTATCGCGGCCTCAAGGCCATCGGCGTCGAGACCTTTCCCGTTCACACCGAATCGGCCCAGGAAAAGGAGTGGTACTACCGCTGGTTCGCGCCGGACGTAGTGCTTGGCGTGGGCTATTGGGGCCACAGTCCGCACCTGGTGCTCCATCCGCAGCGGTACGGCGTTCAGCCGGTGCCGTGGCTGGTGGCCGACGGCTATCTGGCCAACTACCACGAAGTGCTCAACGCGCTGCCGCTGATCCTGGTTACCTCGCAGTGGGTCAAGGACGTCTACATCCGCGACGGGCTCAATCCCGACATCGTCGAGGTGCTGCCCGTCGGTTGCGACACCGACGCCTTCGTTCCCCGCGACCGCAGCGATCCGAAGGTCGCGTGCGTTCGCGAGGCCCTCGGCGTCGAACCGGACCAGGTCATGATCCTGACCGTCGGAGGCGACGCCAGTTCCAAGGGCGCCCAGGAGGTCATGCAGGCCCTGTCCATCATCGATCAGAAGGCGCCGCCGTGGAAGTACGTCTGCAAGGTCTGGCCCCAGCCGCGGACGCTCCAGCAGAACCTTCACGACCTGCAACTGGCCGCCAGCCTCGGCATCGAGAAGAAGGTCATCTACACCACCAACATCATCTCGCGGAGCTTCATGCCGTACCTGATGGCGGCGTGCGACGTCTACGCCGCGCCCTCGCGGCTGGAGGGGTTCGGCATGCCGCAGGTCGAGGCCGGTGCCTGCGGACGGCCCGTCCTTGGTATCAACGCGATGGCGATGCTTGAGACCCTGGTCCACGGCCAGACCGCCTATCTGGCCGGCGTGGCCCAGGAGGTCATCCTCCGCGAGGTCACGCTGGGCGAGGAGTCCGGCTACCGGCCGGGCCACCGCGTCGTGTTCCAGAATCCCCGAACCGCCGATTACCGGGCCAGCGTTCACGATATCGCCAATTACCTGATGGACCTGATGCAGAGCGACCAGCTTCGGGCCACGATGGGCCAGGCCGGGCGCCGCCGCGTGATCGAGCTCTACGACTACCGCGTGGTCGCCCGCAAGCTGGTTGGAATCCTACAACGACGTTTGGGGTTGACTTAA
- a CDS encoding PIG-L family deacetylase yields MGVEPEADSFQDTPRAAVIVAHPDDETLWAGGTILLRPNWNWTIVSLCRKSDHDRGPKFFRAAELLGARAFAGDFNDEPDQPPARPEDVEAAILGLLPERAFDLVITHSPFGEYTRHLRHEDTSYAVTELWRQGELQTPTLWMFAYEDAGRQHLPQPVDRAHRLVELSDPIWMAKYRIISQIYGFAPDSFEARTTPRTEAFWCFRSYHDFENWLNTKGVRNESTGAV; encoded by the coding sequence ATGGGGGTCGAACCGGAAGCGGATTCGTTCCAGGATACGCCGCGCGCCGCGGTGATTGTGGCCCATCCGGACGACGAGACGTTGTGGGCGGGCGGCACGATCCTCTTGCGGCCCAACTGGAACTGGACGATCGTCTCGCTGTGCCGCAAGAGCGATCACGACCGCGGGCCGAAGTTCTTCCGGGCGGCGGAACTCCTCGGCGCCCGGGCCTTCGCCGGCGATTTCAACGACGAGCCCGATCAGCCTCCGGCGCGGCCCGAGGACGTCGAGGCGGCCATCCTCGGCCTGCTGCCGGAACGGGCGTTCGATCTGGTCATCACCCACAGCCCGTTCGGCGAATACACGCGCCACCTTCGCCACGAGGATACCAGCTACGCGGTCACGGAGTTGTGGCGGCAGGGAGAGCTTCAAACGCCCACGCTTTGGATGTTCGCCTACGAGGACGCCGGCCGCCAGCATCTGCCTCAGCCGGTCGATCGGGCCCATCGGCTCGTCGAACTCTCCGATCCGATCTGGATGGCCAAGTACCGCATCATCTCCCAGATCTACGGCTTCGCTCCCGACAGCTTCGAAGCCAGAACCACTCCGCGCACCGAGGCGTTCTGGTGTTTCCGCTCCTACCACGACTTCGAGAACTGGCTCAACACGAAAGGCGTCAGGAATGAAAGTACTGGTGCTGTATGA